A single region of the Hyalangium ruber genome encodes:
- a CDS encoding sigma-54-dependent transcriptional regulator, whose translation MQDDLSSLVVALSKAGDFEEAAARTLSSLMHLTEETIAAGKYKGRAKVLRGMVHLRPSGGYLRLAILEQGATTVQSAGSAGPKGAPSLVSATAWRSVVQHGCPVFIDASLGTLRPYSPQSSENIEEQLPGSFNSQESRQSFLSRQASHVCVIPLRTVGAGLGGMISLEADCPTAMGQDFIWRDCVERLQLISEIASPYLTGLPARPVGQVEVDEYLPVVGATMASLLPILNVFAQQEESILISGATGAGKSRLARWCHSRSNRRKGPFEVLDLIAVPEELQMAELFGWKKGAFTGAVKDSLGSIGRAEGGTLFIDEIDKLSLKAQAGLLRVLEERTYRVLGDGVGDRPADVRFVIGTNADLREAVRAGRFREDLYYRINVLPLRVPSLDERRDELPMWGNYMVNRRHREQFPNGQARLTPEAEQLLSGRKWPGNLRQLDNIIRRAYTLALVEHGAVPELMLQEGHVARALEYEGRAGDAADKGASSLVEAFRAAATAFIAEARRRGTPLDLAMAEAMVGVVLGQAVQQLGREEAFRLLGRENLLKNRNHHKVLKRELEKVEALYKELGEGSSPFAALLAEDEAA comes from the coding sequence ATGCAAGACGATCTGTCCTCGCTCGTCGTAGCGCTCTCGAAGGCAGGCGACTTCGAGGAAGCGGCGGCGCGGACGCTGAGCAGCCTGATGCACCTCACGGAGGAGACGATCGCCGCCGGTAAGTACAAGGGGCGCGCCAAGGTGCTGCGCGGCATGGTGCATCTGCGTCCCTCGGGCGGGTACCTGCGGCTGGCGATCCTCGAGCAGGGCGCCACCACGGTGCAGTCGGCGGGCAGCGCCGGACCGAAGGGAGCGCCCAGCCTGGTGTCGGCCACGGCGTGGCGCTCGGTGGTGCAGCACGGGTGCCCGGTCTTCATCGACGCGAGCCTGGGGACGCTGCGGCCCTACTCGCCCCAGTCCTCCGAGAACATCGAGGAGCAACTGCCGGGCAGTTTCAACAGCCAGGAGAGCCGACAGAGCTTCCTGAGCCGACAGGCCTCGCACGTGTGCGTCATTCCGCTGCGCACAGTGGGCGCGGGGCTCGGAGGGATGATCTCGCTGGAAGCCGATTGCCCCACGGCGATGGGCCAGGACTTCATCTGGCGCGACTGCGTGGAGCGCCTGCAGCTCATCTCCGAGATCGCCTCGCCCTACCTCACCGGCCTGCCGGCCCGCCCGGTGGGTCAGGTGGAGGTGGACGAGTATCTCCCGGTGGTGGGCGCGACGATGGCCAGCCTGTTGCCCATCCTGAATGTGTTCGCCCAGCAGGAAGAGAGCATCCTGATCAGCGGGGCGACGGGCGCGGGCAAGTCGCGACTGGCGCGCTGGTGCCACTCGCGCTCGAACCGGCGCAAGGGCCCCTTCGAGGTGCTGGATCTGATCGCCGTTCCCGAAGAGCTTCAGATGGCGGAGCTCTTCGGGTGGAAGAAAGGGGCGTTCACGGGCGCGGTGAAGGACAGCCTGGGCAGCATCGGCCGCGCGGAAGGTGGCACGCTCTTCATCGACGAGATCGACAAGCTGTCACTCAAGGCCCAGGCGGGCCTGCTCCGCGTGCTGGAGGAGCGGACCTATCGCGTGCTGGGAGACGGAGTCGGGGATCGACCGGCGGACGTACGCTTCGTCATCGGCACCAACGCCGACCTGCGCGAGGCGGTGCGCGCGGGACGGTTCCGGGAGGACCTCTACTACCGCATCAACGTGCTCCCGCTGCGGGTGCCCTCGCTGGACGAGCGCCGGGATGAGCTGCCGATGTGGGGCAACTACATGGTGAACCGGCGGCACCGCGAGCAGTTCCCCAACGGGCAGGCGCGGCTGACGCCCGAGGCGGAGCAGCTGCTCAGCGGGCGCAAGTGGCCGGGCAACCTGCGCCAGCTCGACAACATCATCCGCCGGGCCTACACGCTGGCGCTGGTGGAGCACGGGGCGGTGCCCGAGCTGATGCTGCAAGAGGGCCACGTCGCACGGGCGCTGGAGTACGAGGGCAGAGCGGGTGACGCGGCGGACAAGGGCGCCAGCTCGCTGGTGGAGGCGTTCCGCGCGGCGGCGACGGCGTTCATCGCGGAGGCCAGGCGCCGGGGCACGCCGCTGGACCTGGCCATGGCAGAGGCGATGGTGGGCGTGGTGCTGGGGCAGGCCGTGCAGCAACTGGGCCGCGAAGAGGCCTTCCGGCTGCTGGGGCGGGAGAACCTGCTGAAGAACCGCAACCACCACAAGGTGCTCAAGCGCGAGCTGGAGAAGGTGGAAGCCCTCTACAAGGAGCTGGGCGAAGGCAGCTCTCCCTTCGCCGCGCTGCTGGCCGAGGACGAGGCGGCCTGA
- a CDS encoding response regulator: MTEALQSAQPLRLLLVEDSEDDAMALLRELRRSGYDVSHTRVETREGLERALGAGAWDVVIADYALPRFDGLSAFSLVQQRGLDVPFIIVSGTIGEDVAVAAMKAGVHDFVLKDRLGRLGPAVARELREAELRAERRKLQEQVMLSDRLASLGMLAASVAHELNNPLASVMMNLEFSLTNAEEQGNFQESMEALREAFSCTGLIRDIIRDIKIFSRPEGQHFGPTDLHRVMDSALRMAHNQLFHRAQLVKDYGELPPVYGGEARLGQVFLNLLINAAQAIPEGRRDANEIRVVTRRVGEQVRVEIRDSGAGIPPQLRERIFEPFFTTKPVGVGTGLGLSICRRLITEMDGSMGVESEPGQGSTFWILLRVAQGQEVVREMRPKSSAQGLGVLVLDDEAAVGMALHRLLSTRHQVTTFERAQDALAHITSGRRFDAILCDLMMPEMSGAQFHHELERLAPEQARRVIFMTGGTFTEETRAFLRTARNPCMDKPLDIPRLLSLLEARPA; encoded by the coding sequence ATGACTGAGGCCCTCCAGAGTGCGCAGCCCCTGAGACTGCTCCTCGTGGAGGACTCCGAGGACGATGCCATGGCGTTGCTGCGCGAGCTGCGGCGCAGTGGCTACGATGTCTCCCATACTCGTGTCGAGACGCGTGAGGGGCTGGAGCGCGCGCTGGGCGCGGGGGCTTGGGACGTCGTCATCGCGGACTATGCGCTGCCCCGCTTCGACGGCCTGAGCGCGTTCTCCCTGGTGCAGCAGCGCGGGCTGGATGTGCCGTTCATCATCGTGTCCGGGACGATCGGCGAGGACGTGGCGGTGGCCGCGATGAAGGCGGGCGTCCACGACTTCGTGCTCAAGGATCGGCTGGGGCGGCTGGGCCCGGCCGTGGCCCGCGAGCTGCGCGAGGCCGAGCTGCGCGCCGAGCGCCGCAAGCTCCAGGAACAGGTGATGTTGTCGGATCGGCTGGCCTCGCTGGGCATGCTCGCCGCCAGCGTGGCGCATGAGCTCAACAACCCGCTCGCCTCGGTGATGATGAACCTGGAGTTCAGCCTGACCAACGCCGAGGAGCAGGGAAACTTCCAGGAGTCCATGGAGGCGCTGCGCGAGGCCTTCTCATGCACCGGGCTCATCCGGGACATCATCCGAGACATCAAGATCTTCTCACGCCCCGAGGGGCAGCACTTCGGACCGACGGACTTGCACCGGGTGATGGACTCCGCCCTGCGCATGGCACACAACCAGCTCTTCCACCGGGCCCAGCTCGTGAAGGACTACGGGGAGCTTCCCCCCGTGTACGGCGGTGAGGCACGGCTGGGGCAGGTCTTCCTCAACCTGCTCATCAATGCGGCCCAGGCCATTCCCGAGGGCCGCCGGGACGCGAATGAGATCCGGGTGGTGACCCGGCGGGTGGGGGAGCAGGTGCGGGTGGAGATCCGCGACTCCGGGGCGGGCATTCCGCCGCAGCTCCGCGAGCGGATCTTCGAGCCCTTCTTCACCACGAAGCCGGTGGGAGTGGGCACCGGGCTGGGGCTGTCCATCTGCCGCCGCCTCATCACCGAGATGGACGGCAGCATGGGCGTGGAGAGCGAACCAGGGCAGGGCAGCACGTTCTGGATCCTCCTGCGCGTGGCCCAGGGGCAGGAGGTCGTGCGGGAGATGAGGCCGAAGTCCTCCGCTCAGGGGCTGGGCGTGCTGGTGCTCGACGACGAGGCGGCCGTGGGAATGGCCTTGCACCGGTTGCTGAGCACTCGGCACCAGGTCACCACGTTCGAGCGTGCCCAGGATGCGCTGGCGCACATCACCTCCGGCCGTCGCTTCGATGCCATCCTCTGCGATCTGATGATGCCGGAGATGAGCGGTGCTCAGTTCCACCACGAGCTGGAGCGGCTGGCTCCGGAGCAGGCCCGGCGGGTCATCTTCATGACGGGAGGGACCTTCACGGAGGAGACGCGCGCCTTCCTGCGCACGGCGCGCAACCCCTGCATGGACAAGCCCCTCGACATCCCGCGGCTGCTCTCCCTGTTGGAGGCGCGGCCCGCGTGA
- a CDS encoding sensor histidine kinase yields MPHSTTVPSAPPADLLNEEILQAEHRQLLGSFLTTVSDGVSIADARGTCIYSSPYARQLFGAGGTASAPIQGNAFGLFHADEQTPFESDQLPIRRALKGEEVRDVEMFIRNENVPQGRHVRCDGIPLRDEQGRVIGGVSLVKNLAPARRSEGEELERRITERTAQLQLANRELEDFAYSVAHDLRAPLRAITIFSDALIEDCSKQLDATGVDYVKRIRGGTQRMADRINGILALSKVNRATLSASECDLSALARVVFEQLQAQDPKRTVRLTVQEGLVDRGDPQLLRSVLENLLGNAWKFTRERPVAEVEFGVTQAQGARAYFVKDNGAGFEMAYQHKLFGVFQRLHSPSEFEGSGVGLATAQRIIRRHGGRIWGEGEPGQGARFFFTLNEQPLPSATTVASGAPHD; encoded by the coding sequence ATGCCACACTCTACTACCGTGCCCTCCGCGCCTCCTGCGGACCTGCTCAACGAAGAAATCCTCCAGGCCGAACACCGGCAACTCCTTGGGTCTTTCCTGACCACGGTCTCCGACGGCGTCTCCATCGCGGATGCTCGGGGAACCTGCATCTATTCAAGCCCCTATGCGCGCCAGTTGTTTGGCGCCGGCGGCACGGCCAGCGCTCCCATACAAGGGAATGCCTTCGGGCTCTTCCACGCGGATGAGCAGACACCCTTCGAGAGCGATCAACTGCCCATTCGGAGGGCGTTGAAGGGAGAGGAAGTCCGGGATGTGGAGATGTTCATCCGCAACGAGAACGTGCCCCAAGGCAGGCACGTGCGGTGCGATGGCATCCCGCTGCGAGACGAGCAGGGGCGCGTCATTGGTGGCGTGTCGCTCGTGAAGAACCTGGCCCCGGCCCGCCGGAGCGAAGGTGAGGAGCTCGAGCGACGCATCACCGAGCGCACCGCCCAGCTCCAGCTTGCCAACCGCGAGCTGGAGGACTTCGCCTACTCCGTGGCGCATGACCTGCGTGCCCCGCTGCGCGCCATCACGATCTTCAGCGATGCGTTGATAGAGGATTGCTCCAAGCAGCTGGACGCGACGGGCGTGGACTACGTGAAGCGCATTCGCGGCGGGACCCAGCGCATGGCCGATCGCATCAATGGCATCCTTGCACTCTCGAAGGTCAACCGCGCGACGCTGTCGGCCAGCGAGTGCGATCTGTCAGCCCTGGCACGGGTCGTCTTCGAGCAGCTCCAGGCCCAGGATCCCAAGCGCACCGTGCGACTCACCGTCCAGGAGGGACTGGTGGACCGGGGCGACCCGCAGCTGCTGCGCTCCGTGCTGGAGAACCTGCTGGGCAATGCCTGGAAGTTCACGCGCGAGCGCCCCGTTGCCGAGGTCGAGTTCGGTGTCACGCAAGCGCAAGGAGCCCGCGCCTACTTCGTGAAGGACAACGGTGCCGGCTTCGAGATGGCTTACCAGCACAAGCTGTTTGGCGTCTTCCAGCGGCTGCACTCGCCGTCGGAGTTCGAGGGCAGCGGCGTGGGGCTGGCGACGGCGCAGCGCATCATCCGCCGTCATGGCGGCCGTATCTGGGGCGAGGGTGAGCCAGGCCAAGGCGCCCGCTTCTTCTTCACCCTGAACGAGCAGCCCCTTCCTTCCGCCACCACCGTTGCCTCCGGAGCTCCCCATGACTGA